One segment of Candidatus Nitrospira nitrosa DNA contains the following:
- a CDS encoding multiheme c-type cytochrome, producing MQWVKRTLIGLVVLGGLTYLYYTEVKPVVIFGLREDYAHAIPHQKVPDGLVSLKAEACGVCHVDIYNEWKTSIHAQAYTDPFFQAYWTKDKRIWVCLNCHTPLENQQPTLIKDIPRDRVERAVQEPNPHYDKEYQQEGVTCAGCHVRDGVILGPYADAKAPHPTKHDPMFRTAQLCERCHSVVGGPAQFYNGGPCGTYPEYEDGYWKKEKSFICQSCHMPEIERSVAIGGPVRQGRQHLWRGGHDPAMVKRAIDVKVRAEPAEPKPGDKVRVTLTLVNAGAGHKLPTGDPDRHFTVEFTVEDEGGKVLEQQSDTTGRWILWQPAIVELHDNRLMPLASRDYTFEYRVPKDSAGLKLRTKIRYHIQTEGQHQMLIDKYGLTAKDPYNFTVYERAASLTGNLAASFTQSVTETHLACAASNRG from the coding sequence ATGCAGTGGGTGAAGAGAACCTTGATTGGACTCGTCGTGCTAGGCGGCCTCACGTACCTGTACTATACCGAAGTCAAACCGGTCGTCATCTTCGGCTTGCGTGAAGATTACGCCCATGCCATCCCCCATCAAAAAGTTCCCGACGGTCTCGTGAGCTTGAAGGCGGAGGCCTGCGGAGTCTGCCATGTCGACATCTACAACGAATGGAAAACCAGCATCCATGCACAGGCCTATACAGACCCCTTCTTCCAAGCTTATTGGACGAAGGATAAACGTATCTGGGTCTGCTTGAACTGTCACACCCCCCTGGAAAATCAGCAACCAACCTTAATCAAGGACATTCCACGCGACCGAGTGGAACGAGCCGTCCAAGAGCCCAATCCGCACTACGACAAGGAGTATCAACAGGAAGGTGTGACCTGTGCGGGCTGTCACGTACGAGATGGCGTCATCCTAGGGCCGTACGCAGACGCCAAGGCTCCTCACCCGACAAAACATGATCCCATGTTTCGCACCGCACAACTGTGTGAGCGCTGTCACAGTGTCGTGGGGGGGCCGGCGCAATTTTATAATGGCGGACCTTGTGGCACCTATCCCGAATACGAGGATGGATACTGGAAGAAAGAGAAGAGCTTCATTTGCCAGAGCTGCCATATGCCGGAAATCGAGCGATCGGTCGCAATCGGCGGCCCTGTCCGCCAAGGCCGTCAACATCTCTGGCGGGGCGGGCATGACCCCGCAATGGTCAAGCGAGCCATCGACGTGAAGGTAAGAGCTGAACCGGCCGAACCGAAACCCGGCGACAAGGTACGAGTGACTCTAACCCTGGTGAATGCAGGCGCAGGCCACAAACTCCCTACAGGGGACCCAGACCGCCACTTCACCGTCGAATTTACAGTGGAAGATGAAGGTGGCAAAGTGCTGGAACAGCAGTCGGATACGACCGGACGTTGGATCCTCTGGCAACCAGCTATTGTCGAGCTGCACGACAATCGGCTCATGCCATTAGCCAGCAGAGACTATACGTTTGAATATCGAGTACCAAAAGACAGCGCCGGTTTGAAATTACGCACGAAGATTCGTTACCACATCCAAACCGAGGGGCAGCATCAGATGCTGATCGACAAGTATGGTCTCACGGCGAAAGACCCCTACAACTTTACGGTCTATGAACGAGCGGCGTCTTTGACCGGCAATCTTGCCGCCTCCTTTACGCAGAGCGTGACTGAGACACACCTGGCCTGTGCAGCATCAAATCGAGGCTGA
- a CDS encoding VIT1/CCC1 transporter family protein — MPHLETHTVRRIGWLRAAVLGANDGIVSTASLVLGVAAAGASSTSIMTAGVAGLVAGSMAMAAGEYVSVSSQADTERADLDRERKELSADPEQEHREMTAIYVARGLDVELASKVATQLMAYDALGAHSRDELGISETMTARPVQAALASAVTFSVGAALPLLIVLLVPTSALMWAVSGSSLLFLALLGSLAAQVGGASAIIAATRVTVWGALAMVVTAGVGALFGVPA, encoded by the coding sequence ATGCCGCACCTTGAAACGCACACCGTACGCCGAATTGGATGGCTCCGTGCCGCTGTGTTAGGCGCAAATGACGGCATTGTGTCCACGGCCAGCCTTGTCTTAGGCGTTGCCGCAGCAGGCGCAAGCTCGACGAGTATTATGACCGCAGGCGTAGCCGGTCTTGTGGCAGGATCCATGGCGATGGCTGCTGGCGAGTATGTTTCGGTGAGTTCACAGGCCGATACCGAGCGAGCCGATCTAGATCGAGAGCGTAAGGAGTTGTCGGCAGATCCTGAACAGGAACACAGGGAGATGACCGCAATCTACGTTGCACGTGGGCTCGATGTAGAACTCGCATCCAAAGTTGCAACCCAGCTGATGGCATATGATGCACTCGGTGCCCATAGTCGTGATGAGCTCGGAATATCTGAGACCATGACCGCACGACCGGTTCAAGCCGCCTTGGCATCCGCTGTCACATTTTCCGTTGGTGCCGCCCTACCTCTCTTAATCGTCCTGCTGGTCCCCACCTCTGCACTTATGTGGGCTGTTTCTGGAAGTTCACTTCTCTTTCTCGCTCTTTTAGGCTCCTTGGCTGCGCAGGTCGGCGGCGCTTCCGCAATCATTGCTGCCACGCGGGTCACCGTTTGGGGCGCCTTGGCGATGGTCGTGACCGCCGGGGTTGGAGCGTTGTTTGGGGTTCCCGCCTGA
- a CDS encoding bile acid:sodium symporter family protein: protein MGRDSRHFTFRSLSQFIHHHLLWFLIGAYTLSAIWPTAGLWIRHISFGDLRIVNETLHVSLLLLLLATLMFNAGLGVKSSHLRSLAKKTGVLSAGLTANLIIPMAYIYLVTLIMRLWYEPDEAQHILVGLALVAAMPIAGASTAWAQNSNGNLALSLGLVLASTLLSPVLTPVALYTFGEMATEEYEQVIHTIAAYGSGAFLGLWIVLPSLLGLAMRFVVPEATLTAIMPFIKLINAVVLLLLNYSNGSVSLPQAVADRDYDFLAVTLAITAGLCITAFSAGYGLSRLFKVDDAEQVSLMYGLGMNNNGTGLVLASLVLASYPQVMVPIIFYNLIQHLVAGGVHEVMGRKFEDQKAAGS from the coding sequence ATGGGTAGGGATAGCCGCCACTTCACGTTTCGCTCCTTGTCCCAGTTCATCCATCATCATCTGCTCTGGTTTTTGATCGGTGCCTACACCCTCTCTGCCATCTGGCCAACAGCCGGCCTCTGGATACGACATATAAGTTTCGGCGATCTCCGAATCGTCAACGAGACCCTGCACGTGTCCCTCCTCCTGCTTCTGCTGGCGACCTTGATGTTCAATGCGGGGTTGGGGGTTAAGAGCTCGCACCTGAGATCGTTGGCCAAGAAGACAGGGGTCCTGTCTGCGGGGCTCACCGCCAATCTGATCATCCCCATGGCCTATATCTATCTGGTCACCCTCATCATGCGGCTGTGGTATGAGCCGGATGAAGCTCAACACATCCTCGTGGGGCTGGCGTTGGTTGCAGCCATGCCGATTGCCGGAGCTTCAACCGCTTGGGCTCAGAACTCCAATGGCAATCTGGCGCTGAGCTTGGGATTGGTTCTCGCTTCAACCCTGCTCAGTCCTGTTTTGACACCGGTTGCGCTGTATACATTCGGGGAGATGGCCACAGAAGAATATGAGCAGGTCATCCACACCATCGCCGCCTATGGATCGGGAGCGTTCCTGGGGCTCTGGATCGTGTTGCCTTCCCTGTTGGGCCTTGCGATGCGCTTCGTCGTGCCTGAAGCAACACTGACAGCCATCATGCCGTTCATCAAACTGATCAATGCTGTCGTCTTGCTGCTGCTGAATTACTCGAACGGATCGGTGTCGCTACCGCAGGCAGTCGCCGACCGAGATTATGATTTCTTGGCGGTGACGCTGGCCATCACTGCGGGCCTCTGTATCACGGCCTTTTCCGCTGGCTATGGGCTGAGTCGATTGTTCAAGGTCGATGACGCAGAACAGGTTTCGCTCATGTATGGATTGGGGATGAATAATAATGGGACCGGCCTTGTCTTAGCGTCGCTCGTACTCGCATCGTATCCACAGGTCATGGTGCCAATCATCTTCTACAATCTCATCCAGCATTTGGTGGCAGGCGGGGTGCATGAGGTCATGGGGCGAAAATTCGAGGATCAGAAGGCAGCGGGTAGCTAA
- a CDS encoding alcohol dehydrogenase catalytic domain-containing protein produces the protein MIAMTSVQITAPRGPFKIVRSSVPEPKPNTVRVKVQACGICHSDMFVKEGHWPGLQYPRVTGHEVAGVIDAVGAGVVAWEKGQRVGVGWHGGHCGHCTSCHRGDFFSCHKFLVTGFHEDGGYAEYLIARTEALAIIPDVLAPTEAAPILCAGITTFNSLRHSGARAGDLVAVQGLGGLGHLGVQFANRMGFHTVAIGRGQDKAALALKLGAAHYVDAEATDPAKELASLGGATVILATAPSGKAMSDLIDGLGVGGRLIVLGASTDPMTVTPLQLISARRTIQGWPSGTARDSEDALNFCALTGIRPIIETFPLDQAAAAYDRMLSGKARCRVVLTMK, from the coding sequence ATGATAGCGATGACATCCGTGCAGATCACCGCCCCGAGAGGGCCGTTCAAGATCGTCCGCAGTTCAGTGCCGGAACCCAAGCCAAACACCGTCCGGGTGAAAGTCCAGGCCTGTGGGATTTGCCATAGCGACATGTTCGTCAAGGAAGGCCATTGGCCAGGGCTTCAGTATCCACGCGTCACGGGTCATGAGGTGGCGGGAGTGATCGATGCAGTCGGTGCCGGGGTGGTCGCCTGGGAGAAAGGCCAGCGTGTTGGGGTGGGGTGGCACGGCGGCCATTGTGGTCACTGCACATCTTGTCATCGCGGAGATTTTTTCAGTTGTCATAAGTTCCTGGTGACCGGCTTCCATGAAGATGGTGGATATGCGGAGTACCTCATTGCGCGTACGGAAGCGCTGGCGATCATCCCTGATGTGTTGGCACCAACGGAAGCGGCCCCCATTCTCTGCGCTGGCATTACCACGTTTAACAGCCTGCGTCACAGCGGAGCCAGGGCGGGTGATCTCGTAGCTGTCCAAGGGCTGGGTGGGCTCGGCCATCTGGGAGTGCAGTTTGCCAATCGGATGGGCTTTCATACCGTGGCCATTGGGCGTGGTCAGGACAAAGCCGCGCTCGCTTTAAAGCTGGGAGCCGCGCATTACGTGGATGCCGAAGCGACTGATCCAGCAAAGGAGCTGGCGAGTCTTGGAGGAGCAACGGTCATTTTGGCGACAGCTCCGAGTGGCAAAGCCATGTCGGACTTGATCGATGGCTTAGGAGTTGGCGGCAGGCTCATTGTTCTTGGGGCATCGACTGATCCCATGACGGTGACACCGCTTCAACTGATCAGTGCGCGCCGGACGATTCAGGGATGGCCGTCAGGTACTGCGCGGGATTCGGAGGATGCGCTGAACTTTTGTGCGCTGACGGGGATTCGTCCTATTATTGAGACCTTCCCACTGGACCAAGCTGCGGCAGCGTATGACCGCATGTTGAGTGGGAAGGCCCGATGTCGCGTGGTACTGACGATGAAGTGA
- a CDS encoding CBS domain-containing protein, which translates to MRQTEFFMQATDPKTVTVGQLMQDAVTRCAARSDASTIAHLMTHRNYGSLPVVEEDGTLVGIVTEYDLLQAMIEGRDLRKIFATEVMSSHPITVTEDQTLAQVAGLFQDRYLTRVPVVRNKKLVGILARRDVLFGYMKASQYWS; encoded by the coding sequence ATGAGACAAACCGAATTTTTTATGCAGGCGACCGATCCGAAGACCGTGACCGTCGGGCAGTTGATGCAGGATGCCGTCACACGATGCGCAGCGCGTAGCGACGCGTCCACGATCGCCCATCTGATGACCCATCGCAACTACGGAAGTTTGCCCGTTGTGGAAGAGGACGGCACCTTGGTGGGAATTGTGACGGAATATGATCTCTTGCAAGCGATGATCGAGGGGCGTGACCTTCGGAAGATCTTTGCGACGGAGGTCATGTCCTCTCATCCCATAACCGTGACGGAGGATCAAACGCTTGCTCAGGTGGCAGGTCTGTTCCAAGACCGCTATCTGACCCGGGTGCCGGTCGTCCGCAATAAGAAGCTGGTGGGGATTCTGGCTAGGCGTGATGTGCTCTTCGGCTATATGAAAGCATCGCAATATTGGTCCTAA